The Luteitalea sp. sequence GGGCACCAGGGTGTGCACGAACTCGACGAGCACGAAATGCTCGATCCCGCAGATGATCATGAAGATTACGCCCACGCGAGCTGCCCGGGCAGCATGGCGGGCCACGCGGGCGCCCTGCCGGTAATGAAATCGCCATAGACGGCGTGCTCGACGCCAAAGGCCATCAGGGCGACGGCGACAAACGACCGGCCGACTCGTGCGATGTCGATGTTCGCGGTCCTCCTATGAGGCTGGCGTTGAGAGCTGACGCGCCGCGAGACCAATGACGCGCCCTGAATCCTTCTCCTGGACGACGAGAATGACCTTGAGCGCCTCGCGCTGCCAGTCTCGATCGAGATCGATTCGGCGGCTCTTGGTGAATGCCTTCTTCCCGTCGAACGATCCGACGCGATCGAACGAGCGAACGACAGCCACGTGCGACAGACGACGCGTCGCGTTCTCACCCCGCTCGACGTTGGTCACCAAGCCGTCTTCGGTCACGGCCAACAGCACGTCGCTCTTTTCCACGTGACCGCCTGGAGCGGCGACCTCGATCTCGACCGACGCGCGATCCCCACGCGAGCGATCAGCAGCCACGTCGAGCGTGACGTCCACTTTCGGTGCCGCCGCCGACTCGTGAATGAGTTGTAAGGCAGCGTTCCGATCGTGGCCGACTGTCTGTGTGACGCCGTCAACGACGAGCTGCGGTGTATACGGCCCCTCGAGCTCCAATTTCTCCGCATACGTGCTCTGCCGGCGCGAGTGTGCAGACGAGGAGAACCGGTCACGCCATCCCAGGTCGTTCCAGTAGTCCACATGGAAGGCGAGCGGGATGATCTGCACCTTGGGAACGGGCTGCTCCGCCAGCAGCGTGGCGAGCAGCTGGTCCGCAGGCGGGCAGCTCGAGCACCCCTCGGACGTGAACAGCTCGATGAGCACTGGTCTGCCCGCGGTGCTGCTCTCCTCTTTGGCCTCCACGTGAACCGCCAGCAGGCAGGCGGCGAAGGGCAGGAGGGTCAGGACGCTGAACACGACGAGACTCCGGGACTTCATAAATCACCTCCGTTCCTCTCTTGGTCGTTCTGCGGTCCAGACCAGCTCCACCGTTTGTGGCTTGAAGCACACGCGGTCGTCGCAGGCTTGATAACGCAGCAGCGCAGGAATGCGGGCCAGCCGGCGAGGACGTGTGTCGGATGACACGGTCACGTGCTGGGTCACGGGGAACGTTCCGCGATACACGAGAAACCGCTCACCCGTCAGCGTGAAGACGTGTGGCTCCGGCGTTGGCAGCTCCAGCCGTCCGGCCTGGACCGGTGACTTCTCGGGAAACGAGATCGAGAGCGGGTAGTAGCCACGCTGGCCAGGTGCGAGGATGTGGACGCCAGCGCGGAGACGCACCGACAGGCGCAAGGCGAGGGTCCCGTCCGACCGCGTCTCGATCGGCGCCAGCTCGATGTCCGCGAACGACGATCGTACCCTTCGCTCGTCGCTCAGGGGCCGCGACGAGGACGGCGAAGGCGGCGCGGGAGGGCCGTCTCGCGGTCCCACCTGTACCGACGCGAGACCAGAGACGAGGGCCGCGCAAAGCAGCAGCAGCGACATTTCAGCGAACACCCGCCACGGCGCGTTCGGTGAACGCGTCCTACCTCCTTGGTAGCGGCCCTTCATCGAAGCGTCCGTTCTCGGGTCGATTGTGTCCCCCGCGCTCATGGCCGACAAGGGCCAGTTCTGTGAAATCGGATAGAGCCACTTCGCGTCCATCTACTCCCAGCCGCACGCCTCCGTCGGCGGAAGCCAGTCCGGCCCTGGATCACCGATCGGTGCCCCGGGTGGAGCAACGGGAGCGGCTGGTCGCTCCTCGACGGGTGCCGCTGGACGCTCCAAGAATCGCGTGATGTCGGCCGCGAGCAAGCTCCGCGCCGGCTCCGCCCCCTCCGTGTCGTTCGTTGTCTCGCCGGACTCGCGAGGCGCGGTCGCGACCAGCTGTCGCAGCCGGTCCGTGGCGACTGCCCGCACCTGCGCCATTCGTGCCCCCGCTGCCAGATCCATCAACCGCTCGGCCAGCACCCGCTCGACCGCCCATTTGATCTGCGCGTCGTACGGCGTCGAGACCTCCGCGCGGAAGCTCCCTTCGACGAGCCCGTCGATCACGTCGCCCAGGCCGGGAAGCGACGGGTCCAGCGCGTGTTGCTGAACCAGCCGAGCGGCCCGCTCGGCGTCGAGGACGTTCGAGATGGTGAGGTCGGCGGCAACCACCGCCGGTGTGATCGCATCGAACGCGCCACCCGTGTGTCGTGGGAAGAGCTCCCGATGCGGCCCGTACCCCATGGGCCGCGGCGGCAGCGACTCGACGATCGCCTGCGGGACGCGGAGGTTCGCCGCTTGTATCGTTGTAACGAGGGCGTCGAGCGCGGCACGTTGCTGAGCGGCGGGCACGCGCTGGGTCGGCGGGCGACCATCGCCGCGCGTGGCGTACTCGTACTCGAGGCCGCCGAGCGTCGACGCCGCCGCCTCGACCTGGTAGCGGTGGTGCAAGAACAGCGGGACGAGCACCTCCTCCATGGTGGCCATCGGTCTGCCGTGCTTGATGGACTGCTCGCCGAACTGCGCGAGGGCGACGCGCCGCACCTCGAGCATGCGCGTCAGCTCCGCTGCCTGGTCGGTGCCGTTCGCCCATTGATCGGCTTGCGGCGTGTTGCCGGTGTCCTGATTGGTCAGGAAGCGAACGTCCTGCTTCCAGGCTTCGTCCAGGATCGACGCCAGCTCTGTCTCTTCGTTGGTGCCTGGCGCGAAGTCTTGATAGCCGTACGCAATCGCAGCGTTGTCCCACTCGCCGATGTCGTGCGCGTAGACACTCGAGGAGTCGAGGGAGCCGTCGGACCCGAGTGTGACGAGCGGGTGCGGGTAGTCCATGACCGAGATACGACCGGCCCGGCTGTTGTAGTAGTTGTGCGCAAGGCCAAGCGTGTGGCCAACCTCGTGTGCCGAGAGCTGGCGGATCCGGGCGAGCGCCCACTCGCTAAGCGCGGGCGGTGTCTCGGTTCCCTCCTTGTACGGGGAGAGCAGGCCTTCGGCGAGCAGATAATCCTGGCGCACGCGCAATGAGCCGAGCGTCACGACGCCCTTGATGATCTCGCCCGTGCGCGGATCGGTAATCGATGCACCTGTGCTCCAACCGCGTGTCGATCGGTGCACCCAGTTGATCACGTTGTAGCGCGCGTCGAGCGGATGCGCATCCTCCGGCAGCATCTCCACGCGGAACGCGTCGCGGTAGCCCGCTGCCTCGAACGCCTGGTTCCACCAGCGCGCACCCTCGAGAAGCGCGGAGCGAATCGGCTCTGGCACGCCGGGGTCGAGGTAGTAGACAATCGGCTCCACCGGATCGCTCACCTTCGCCGTTGCGTCCACTTTGGCCAAGCGGTGCCGCCGGATGAACCGCACGTCCATGGGCTCGCCGAGAGGCGCAGCGTAGTCTTGAAACCGGACGGGGCTGTAGCCGGCGCGCGGGTCGTGGCGGCGCGGCTCGTAGCTCCCATCAGGCAGCTCGATGAACGAGTGGTGAACGCGAATGCTGGCCGCCTCGTCCGTCGCCGCGACGTCGGCGACCCCTTCGAAGAAGCCACCACCCGCGAAATCTGCTCCCGGGCCTGGCGCTGGGCCCCCTTCCGGAGCACCTTCCTGCCGCTCCTGCACGAAGGTCAGCTCCGCCTCGATCTCGGTGTTCTTCGGAAAGCCGAACGTGCCAGGCAGGTATACGGCGCTCCGCGTCTCGTCGAAGCGGTAGGTACCGGGGCGCAGACGTCGCGCCAGGCTCAACCCGTCACGCACCAGCCACTCGGTGGCGTCCACCAACACGCGCCCGTCCGATTCGGCGCCAACCGTGAAGCCCCAGAGCACTGATCGCGCGAAGGCGTCTCTCACCGCGCGCACCTCGGCGGCGTTGTCGCTCGACGCCCGGAATTGGTAGTTCGGCTGCACCATCAGCACCTTCGGCCCAACGCGCTCGAACAGGACGATGCGCGAGCCAGCGAGCTGACCGCGGTCGAGGCCAATGTCGTTGGAGCCGAGGCCGGAGCCGAAGCCGGCCGAGTG is a genomic window containing:
- a CDS encoding DUF1223 domain-containing protein translates to MKSRSLVVFSVLTLLPFAACLLAVHVEAKEESSTAGRPVLIELFTSEGCSSCPPADQLLATLLAEQPVPKVQIIPLAFHVDYWNDLGWRDRFSSSAHSRRQSTYAEKLELEGPYTPQLVVDGVTQTVGHDRNAALQLIHESAAAPKVDVTLDVAADRSRGDRASVEIEVAAPGGHVEKSDVLLAVTEDGLVTNVERGENATRRLSHVAVVRSFDRVGSFDGKKAFTKSRRIDLDRDWQREALKVILVVQEKDSGRVIGLAARQLSTPAS